A window of Rhododendron vialii isolate Sample 1 chromosome 11a, ASM3025357v1 contains these coding sequences:
- the LOC131308348 gene encoding pollen-specific leucine-rich repeat extensin-like protein 3 isoform X1, giving the protein MKAFGCFLLFSLLLSSFSSLSSTAQEIDVQLKFENLRLKRAYKALQAWKNSIFSDPFNMTESWVGPDVCSYYGVFCSPALDDPSLSVVAGIDINHGDIAGHLPPELELLTDIALFHINSNRFCGIIPEGFNKLHLLKELDVSNNRFVGPFPKVVLAIPSLVYLDLRYNDFEGPLPPELFELELDALFLNNNRFTSTIPETLGKSTVSVAVFANNKLSGCIPKSIGNMANLNEIIFSNNSLGGCVPSEIGLLANASVIDLSSNKFTGVLPTGFGGLKMVEVLDFSNNRLTGFVPDTICTLPSLKNFTLSENYFKKEGKACYPPPKHMAFYDGGNCLEGRTNQKPEGTCLPVVSKPVDCSKQCRANPENPAPEDHPKPKPPKSHNHVPLTPKPHPPKPTPSPPHNTPSTPKPHPPTPSVPTPNPTPKPHPPIPSIPTPNPTPKPHPPTPSVPTPIPTPKPHPPTPSVPTPNPTPTPKANPPPKASIPPPKASVPPPNLKPPTPSPPVTTPSTPKPLPPSPPVPEHPTPSSPTPKPFPNPKPDPPPTIKPPTPKPSVEPPRPSVPPPTVKPPTSTPSTPPPKTSSPPQPPNTNYPPHSISKPPPPVQAPTPAPTPVLSSPPPVQTPQPPVLSLPPPVQSPPPVVHALPPPVQSPPPPVHSPPALVQSPPPPVHSPPPPVHSPPPPVQSPPPPVQSPPPPVHSPPPPVQSPPPPVQFPPPPVQSPPPPVHSPPPPVHSPPPPVHSPPPPVHSPPPPVHSPPPPAQSPPPPIFSPPPPVSSPPPPLHSPSPPFPPPVQSPPPPIFSPPPPVHSPPPPLPSPPPPAHSPPPPVFSPPPPVHSPPPPVFSPPPPVHSPPPPPTLSPPPPPTPVLSPPPPSFDDVALPPNLGAEYSSPPPPMFPGY; this is encoded by the exons ATGAAGGCCTTCGGCTGCttccttctcttctctctcctcctatcTTCGTTTTCGTCTCTCTCTTCGACTGCTCAAGAGATTGATGttcaattaaaatttgaaaacttgaggCTCAAGAGGGCCTACAAGGCTCTCCAGGCATGGAAAAACTCTATTTTCTCCGACCCATTCAACATGACTGAAAGTTGGGTTGGACCCGATGTGTGTTCCTATTATGGTGTTTTCTGTTCTCCAGCGCTAGATGACCCCTCGTTGAGCGTTGTTGCCGGGATTGATATTAACCACGGTGACATTGCCGGGCATCTACCTCCTGAACTAGAGCTCTTGACGGACATTGCCTTGTTCCACATTAACTCAAACAGGTTCTGTGGAATCATCCCAGAGGGCTTCAACAAGCTCCACCTCCTAAAAGAATTAGACGTTAGCAACAACCGCTTTGTTGGTCCATTCCCGAAGGTCGTTTTGGCTATTCCAAGCCTAGTGTACCTTGATCTCAGGTATAATGATTTTGAAGGGCCGTTGCCCCCGGAACTATTCGAGCTGGAGTTGGACGCGTTGTTTCTCAACAACAACCGGTTCACCTCCACCATCCCCGAAACTCTCGGCAAGTCGACTGTTTCAGTGGCGGTGTTCGCTAACAACAAGCTCAGCGGTTGCATCCCAAAGAGCATTGGTAACATGGCAAACCTGAACGAGATCATTTTCTCTAACAACAGCCTGGGCGGTTGCGTGCCTAGTGAGATCGGGCTACTAGCAAACGCGTCGGTCATCGATCTCAGCAGCAATAAATTCACGGGGGTGTTGCCAACGGGCTTTGGGGGCCTAAAGATGGTTGAGGTCTTGGACTTCTCAAACAACAGGTTAACGGGATTCGTTCCCGACACCATTTGCACATTGCCAAGCTTGAAGAACTTCACATTGTCCGAAAACTATTTCAAGAAAGAGGGTAAGGCGTGCTATCCACCCCCGAAGCACATGGCGTTTTATGACGGAGGAAACTGTTTGGAGGGAAGGACGAACCAAAAGCCAGAGGGAACTTGCTTGCCTGTGGTTTCTAAGCCTGTTGATTGCAGCAAGCAATGTAGAGCTAATCCTGAAAATCCCGCCCCGGAGGATCACCCCAAACCGAAACCACCAAAAAGTCATAATCACGTCCCACTAACACCGAAACCACATCCACCAAAACCCACTCCATCGCCACCTCATAATACCCCGTCAACACCGAAACCTCACCCTCCCACCCCATCCGTCCCGACGCCTAACCCAACACCCAAAC CTCACCCTCCCATCCCATCCATCCCGACGCCCAACCCAACACCAAAACCTCACCCTCCCACCCCATCTGTCCCGACGCCTATCCCAACACCGAAACCTCACCCTCCCACCCCATCCGTCCCAACGCCTAACCCAACACCAACACCAAAAGCAAACCCACCGCCTAAGGCCTCCATTCCACCTCCTAAGGCTTCCGTTCCACCTCCTAATCTTAAGCCACCAACCCCATCCCCACCGGTTACTACCCCATCAACACCAAAACCACTACCACCCTCACCTCCGGTTCCTGAACATCCTACCCCATCAAGCCCTACGCCAAAACCGTTCCCCAACCCCAAACCTGATCCTCCACCTACAATCAAGCCACCTACTCCAAAACCATCCGTTGAACCTCCTAGACCTTCCGTTCCACCTCCTACAGTAAAGCCACCTACTTCAACGCCATCTACCCCTCCACCCAAAACCTCATCCCCTCCCCAACCACCAAATACTAATTACCCTCCACATTCCATTTCTAAGCCACCACCTCCAGTTCAGGCTCCCACTCCAGCTCCAACACCGGTTTTGTCATCGCCTCCACCAGTTCAAACCCCACAACCACCGGTCCTTTCTCTTCCGCCACCAGTTCAATCCCCACCACCAGTGGTCCACGCACTTCCACCACCGGTTCAATCACCACCACCCCCAGTCCACTCTCCACCAGCTCTGGTTCAATCCCCACCGCCCCCAGTCCACTCTCCACCACCTCCGGTCCACTCTCCTCCACCACCAGTTCAATCCCCACCGCCCCCAGTCCAATCCCCACCCCCACCGGTTCACTCTCCTCCACCACCAGTTCAATCCCCACCGCCCCCAGTCCAATTCCCACCGCCACCGGTTCAATCCCCACCACCCCCGGTCCACTCTCCTCCACCGCCCGTTCACTCCCCACCCCCACCGGTCCACTCTCCTCCACCACCCGTTCactccccaccaccaccggtcCACTCTCCTCCACCGCCCGCTCAATCCCCACCACCTCCAATTTTCTCACCTCCACCACCCGTATCCTCACCACCTCCTCCACTTCATTCTCCTTCGCCACCTTTCCCCCCACCAGTTCAGTCCCCACCCCCACCTATCTTCTCCCCACCACCTCCCGTCCACTCCCCACCACCTCCACTTCCCTCACCCCCACCACCAGCAcattctccaccaccacctgtCTTCTCCCCACCACCTCCCGTCCACTCCCCACCACCACCTGTCTTCTCCCCACCACCTCCTGTCCACTccccaccacctccaccaactttatctcctcctcctcctcctaccCCTGTCCTATCCCCACCGCCGCCAAGCTTCGACGACGTCGCCCTCCCGCCAAACTTGGGAGCCGAATACTCATCGCCGCCACCGCCAATGTTTCCAGGCTATTAA
- the LOC131308348 gene encoding pollen-specific leucine-rich repeat extensin-like protein 1 isoform X2, with amino-acid sequence MKAFGCFLLFSLLLSSFSSLSSTAQEIDVQLKFENLRLKRAYKALQAWKNSIFSDPFNMTESWVGPDVCSYYGVFCSPALDDPSLSVVAGIDINHGDIAGHLPPELELLTDIALFHINSNRFCGIIPEGFNKLHLLKELDVSNNRFVGPFPKVVLAIPSLVYLDLRYNDFEGPLPPELFELELDALFLNNNRFTSTIPETLGKSTVSVAVFANNKLSGCIPKSIGNMANLNEIIFSNNSLGGCVPSEIGLLANASVIDLSSNKFTGVLPTGFGGLKMVEVLDFSNNRLTGFVPDTICTLPSLKNFTLSENYFKKEGKACYPPPKHMAFYDGGNCLEGRTNQKPEGTCLPVVSKPVDCSKQCRANPENPAPEDHPKPKPPKSHNHVPLTPKPHPPKPTPSPPHNTPSTPKPHPPTPSVPTPNPTPKPHPPTPSVPTPIPTPKPHPPTPSVPTPNPTPTPKANPPPKASIPPPKASVPPPNLKPPTPSPPVTTPSTPKPLPPSPPVPEHPTPSSPTPKPFPNPKPDPPPTIKPPTPKPSVEPPRPSVPPPTVKPPTSTPSTPPPKTSSPPQPPNTNYPPHSISKPPPPVQAPTPAPTPVLSSPPPVQTPQPPVLSLPPPVQSPPPVVHALPPPVQSPPPPVHSPPALVQSPPPPVHSPPPPVHSPPPPVQSPPPPVQSPPPPVHSPPPPVQSPPPPVQFPPPPVQSPPPPVHSPPPPVHSPPPPVHSPPPPVHSPPPPVHSPPPPAQSPPPPIFSPPPPVSSPPPPLHSPSPPFPPPVQSPPPPIFSPPPPVHSPPPPLPSPPPPAHSPPPPVFSPPPPVHSPPPPVFSPPPPVHSPPPPPTLSPPPPPTPVLSPPPPSFDDVALPPNLGAEYSSPPPPMFPGY; translated from the exons ATGAAGGCCTTCGGCTGCttccttctcttctctctcctcctatcTTCGTTTTCGTCTCTCTCTTCGACTGCTCAAGAGATTGATGttcaattaaaatttgaaaacttgaggCTCAAGAGGGCCTACAAGGCTCTCCAGGCATGGAAAAACTCTATTTTCTCCGACCCATTCAACATGACTGAAAGTTGGGTTGGACCCGATGTGTGTTCCTATTATGGTGTTTTCTGTTCTCCAGCGCTAGATGACCCCTCGTTGAGCGTTGTTGCCGGGATTGATATTAACCACGGTGACATTGCCGGGCATCTACCTCCTGAACTAGAGCTCTTGACGGACATTGCCTTGTTCCACATTAACTCAAACAGGTTCTGTGGAATCATCCCAGAGGGCTTCAACAAGCTCCACCTCCTAAAAGAATTAGACGTTAGCAACAACCGCTTTGTTGGTCCATTCCCGAAGGTCGTTTTGGCTATTCCAAGCCTAGTGTACCTTGATCTCAGGTATAATGATTTTGAAGGGCCGTTGCCCCCGGAACTATTCGAGCTGGAGTTGGACGCGTTGTTTCTCAACAACAACCGGTTCACCTCCACCATCCCCGAAACTCTCGGCAAGTCGACTGTTTCAGTGGCGGTGTTCGCTAACAACAAGCTCAGCGGTTGCATCCCAAAGAGCATTGGTAACATGGCAAACCTGAACGAGATCATTTTCTCTAACAACAGCCTGGGCGGTTGCGTGCCTAGTGAGATCGGGCTACTAGCAAACGCGTCGGTCATCGATCTCAGCAGCAATAAATTCACGGGGGTGTTGCCAACGGGCTTTGGGGGCCTAAAGATGGTTGAGGTCTTGGACTTCTCAAACAACAGGTTAACGGGATTCGTTCCCGACACCATTTGCACATTGCCAAGCTTGAAGAACTTCACATTGTCCGAAAACTATTTCAAGAAAGAGGGTAAGGCGTGCTATCCACCCCCGAAGCACATGGCGTTTTATGACGGAGGAAACTGTTTGGAGGGAAGGACGAACCAAAAGCCAGAGGGAACTTGCTTGCCTGTGGTTTCTAAGCCTGTTGATTGCAGCAAGCAATGTAGAGCTAATCCTGAAAATCCCGCCCCGGAGGATCACCCCAAACCGAAACCACCAAAAAGTCATAATCACGTCCCACTAACACCGAAACCACATCCACCAAAACCCACTCCATCGCCACCTCATAATACCCCGTCAACACCGAAACCTCACCCTCCCACCCCATCCGTCCCGACGCCTAACCCAACACCCAAAC CTCACCCTCCCACCCCATCTGTCCCGACGCCTATCCCAACACCGAAACCTCACCCTCCCACCCCATCCGTCCCAACGCCTAACCCAACACCAACACCAAAAGCAAACCCACCGCCTAAGGCCTCCATTCCACCTCCTAAGGCTTCCGTTCCACCTCCTAATCTTAAGCCACCAACCCCATCCCCACCGGTTACTACCCCATCAACACCAAAACCACTACCACCCTCACCTCCGGTTCCTGAACATCCTACCCCATCAAGCCCTACGCCAAAACCGTTCCCCAACCCCAAACCTGATCCTCCACCTACAATCAAGCCACCTACTCCAAAACCATCCGTTGAACCTCCTAGACCTTCCGTTCCACCTCCTACAGTAAAGCCACCTACTTCAACGCCATCTACCCCTCCACCCAAAACCTCATCCCCTCCCCAACCACCAAATACTAATTACCCTCCACATTCCATTTCTAAGCCACCACCTCCAGTTCAGGCTCCCACTCCAGCTCCAACACCGGTTTTGTCATCGCCTCCACCAGTTCAAACCCCACAACCACCGGTCCTTTCTCTTCCGCCACCAGTTCAATCCCCACCACCAGTGGTCCACGCACTTCCACCACCGGTTCAATCACCACCACCCCCAGTCCACTCTCCACCAGCTCTGGTTCAATCCCCACCGCCCCCAGTCCACTCTCCACCACCTCCGGTCCACTCTCCTCCACCACCAGTTCAATCCCCACCGCCCCCAGTCCAATCCCCACCCCCACCGGTTCACTCTCCTCCACCACCAGTTCAATCCCCACCGCCCCCAGTCCAATTCCCACCGCCACCGGTTCAATCCCCACCACCCCCGGTCCACTCTCCTCCACCGCCCGTTCACTCCCCACCCCCACCGGTCCACTCTCCTCCACCACCCGTTCactccccaccaccaccggtcCACTCTCCTCCACCGCCCGCTCAATCCCCACCACCTCCAATTTTCTCACCTCCACCACCCGTATCCTCACCACCTCCTCCACTTCATTCTCCTTCGCCACCTTTCCCCCCACCAGTTCAGTCCCCACCCCCACCTATCTTCTCCCCACCACCTCCCGTCCACTCCCCACCACCTCCACTTCCCTCACCCCCACCACCAGCAcattctccaccaccacctgtCTTCTCCCCACCACCTCCCGTCCACTCCCCACCACCACCTGTCTTCTCCCCACCACCTCCTGTCCACTccccaccacctccaccaactttatctcctcctcctcctcctaccCCTGTCCTATCCCCACCGCCGCCAAGCTTCGACGACGTCGCCCTCCCGCCAAACTTGGGAGCCGAATACTCATCGCCGCCACCGCCAATGTTTCCAGGCTATTAA
- the LOC131308348 gene encoding pollen-specific leucine-rich repeat extensin-like protein 3 isoform X4, which translates to MKAFGCFLLFSLLLSSFSSLSSTAQEIDVQLKFENLRLKRAYKALQAWKNSIFSDPFNMTESWVGPDVCSYYGVFCSPALDDPSLSVVAGIDINHGDIAGHLPPELELLTDIALFHINSNRFCGIIPEGFNKLHLLKELDVSNNRFVGPFPKVVLAIPSLVYLDLRYNDFEGPLPPELFELELDALFLNNNRFTSTIPETLGKSTVSVAVFANNKLSGCIPKSIGNMANLNEIIFSNNSLGGCVPSEIGLLANASVIDLSSNKFTGVLPTGFGGLKMVEVLDFSNNRLTGFVPDTICTLPSLKNFTLSENYFKKEGKACYPPPKHMAFYDGGNCLEGRTNQKPEGTCLPVVSKPVDCSKQCRANPENPAPEDHPKPKPPKSHNHVPLTPKPHPPKPTPSPPHNTPSTPKPHPPTPSVPTPNPTPKPHPTPKANPPPKASIPPPKASVPPPNLKPPTPSPPVTTPSTPKPLPPSPPVPEHPTPSSPTPKPFPNPKPDPPPTIKPPTPKPSVEPPRPSVPPPTVKPPTSTPSTPPPKTSSPPQPPNTNYPPHSISKPPPPVQAPTPAPTPVLSSPPPVQTPQPPVLSLPPPVQSPPPVVHALPPPVQSPPPPVHSPPALVQSPPPPVHSPPPPVHSPPPPVQSPPPPVQSPPPPVHSPPPPVQSPPPPVQFPPPPVQSPPPPVHSPPPPVHSPPPPVHSPPPPVHSPPPPVHSPPPPAQSPPPPIFSPPPPVSSPPPPLHSPSPPFPPPVQSPPPPIFSPPPPVHSPPPPLPSPPPPAHSPPPPVFSPPPPVHSPPPPVFSPPPPVHSPPPPPTLSPPPPPTPVLSPPPPSFDDVALPPNLGAEYSSPPPPMFPGY; encoded by the exons ATGAAGGCCTTCGGCTGCttccttctcttctctctcctcctatcTTCGTTTTCGTCTCTCTCTTCGACTGCTCAAGAGATTGATGttcaattaaaatttgaaaacttgaggCTCAAGAGGGCCTACAAGGCTCTCCAGGCATGGAAAAACTCTATTTTCTCCGACCCATTCAACATGACTGAAAGTTGGGTTGGACCCGATGTGTGTTCCTATTATGGTGTTTTCTGTTCTCCAGCGCTAGATGACCCCTCGTTGAGCGTTGTTGCCGGGATTGATATTAACCACGGTGACATTGCCGGGCATCTACCTCCTGAACTAGAGCTCTTGACGGACATTGCCTTGTTCCACATTAACTCAAACAGGTTCTGTGGAATCATCCCAGAGGGCTTCAACAAGCTCCACCTCCTAAAAGAATTAGACGTTAGCAACAACCGCTTTGTTGGTCCATTCCCGAAGGTCGTTTTGGCTATTCCAAGCCTAGTGTACCTTGATCTCAGGTATAATGATTTTGAAGGGCCGTTGCCCCCGGAACTATTCGAGCTGGAGTTGGACGCGTTGTTTCTCAACAACAACCGGTTCACCTCCACCATCCCCGAAACTCTCGGCAAGTCGACTGTTTCAGTGGCGGTGTTCGCTAACAACAAGCTCAGCGGTTGCATCCCAAAGAGCATTGGTAACATGGCAAACCTGAACGAGATCATTTTCTCTAACAACAGCCTGGGCGGTTGCGTGCCTAGTGAGATCGGGCTACTAGCAAACGCGTCGGTCATCGATCTCAGCAGCAATAAATTCACGGGGGTGTTGCCAACGGGCTTTGGGGGCCTAAAGATGGTTGAGGTCTTGGACTTCTCAAACAACAGGTTAACGGGATTCGTTCCCGACACCATTTGCACATTGCCAAGCTTGAAGAACTTCACATTGTCCGAAAACTATTTCAAGAAAGAGGGTAAGGCGTGCTATCCACCCCCGAAGCACATGGCGTTTTATGACGGAGGAAACTGTTTGGAGGGAAGGACGAACCAAAAGCCAGAGGGAACTTGCTTGCCTGTGGTTTCTAAGCCTGTTGATTGCAGCAAGCAATGTAGAGCTAATCCTGAAAATCCCGCCCCGGAGGATCACCCCAAACCGAAACCACCAAAAAGTCATAATCACGTCCCACTAACACCGAAACCACATCCACCAAAACCCACTCCATCGCCACCTCATAATACCCCGTCAACACCGAAACCTCACCCTCCCACCCCATCCGTCCCGACGCCTAACCCAACACCCAAACCTCACC CAACACCAAAAGCAAACCCACCGCCTAAGGCCTCCATTCCACCTCCTAAGGCTTCCGTTCCACCTCCTAATCTTAAGCCACCAACCCCATCCCCACCGGTTACTACCCCATCAACACCAAAACCACTACCACCCTCACCTCCGGTTCCTGAACATCCTACCCCATCAAGCCCTACGCCAAAACCGTTCCCCAACCCCAAACCTGATCCTCCACCTACAATCAAGCCACCTACTCCAAAACCATCCGTTGAACCTCCTAGACCTTCCGTTCCACCTCCTACAGTAAAGCCACCTACTTCAACGCCATCTACCCCTCCACCCAAAACCTCATCCCCTCCCCAACCACCAAATACTAATTACCCTCCACATTCCATTTCTAAGCCACCACCTCCAGTTCAGGCTCCCACTCCAGCTCCAACACCGGTTTTGTCATCGCCTCCACCAGTTCAAACCCCACAACCACCGGTCCTTTCTCTTCCGCCACCAGTTCAATCCCCACCACCAGTGGTCCACGCACTTCCACCACCGGTTCAATCACCACCACCCCCAGTCCACTCTCCACCAGCTCTGGTTCAATCCCCACCGCCCCCAGTCCACTCTCCACCACCTCCGGTCCACTCTCCTCCACCACCAGTTCAATCCCCACCGCCCCCAGTCCAATCCCCACCCCCACCGGTTCACTCTCCTCCACCACCAGTTCAATCCCCACCGCCCCCAGTCCAATTCCCACCGCCACCGGTTCAATCCCCACCACCCCCGGTCCACTCTCCTCCACCGCCCGTTCACTCCCCACCCCCACCGGTCCACTCTCCTCCACCACCCGTTCactccccaccaccaccggtcCACTCTCCTCCACCGCCCGCTCAATCCCCACCACCTCCAATTTTCTCACCTCCACCACCCGTATCCTCACCACCTCCTCCACTTCATTCTCCTTCGCCACCTTTCCCCCCACCAGTTCAGTCCCCACCCCCACCTATCTTCTCCCCACCACCTCCCGTCCACTCCCCACCACCTCCACTTCCCTCACCCCCACCACCAGCAcattctccaccaccacctgtCTTCTCCCCACCACCTCCCGTCCACTCCCCACCACCACCTGTCTTCTCCCCACCACCTCCTGTCCACTccccaccacctccaccaactttatctcctcctcctcctcctaccCCTGTCCTATCCCCACCGCCGCCAAGCTTCGACGACGTCGCCCTCCCGCCAAACTTGGGAGCCGAATACTCATCGCCGCCACCGCCAATGTTTCCAGGCTATTAA
- the LOC131308348 gene encoding pollen-specific leucine-rich repeat extensin-like protein 1 isoform X3, translating to MKAFGCFLLFSLLLSSFSSLSSTAQEIDVQLKFENLRLKRAYKALQAWKNSIFSDPFNMTESWVGPDVCSYYGVFCSPALDDPSLSVVAGIDINHGDIAGHLPPELELLTDIALFHINSNRFCGIIPEGFNKLHLLKELDVSNNRFVGPFPKVVLAIPSLVYLDLRYNDFEGPLPPELFELELDALFLNNNRFTSTIPETLGKSTVSVAVFANNKLSGCIPKSIGNMANLNEIIFSNNSLGGCVPSEIGLLANASVIDLSSNKFTGVLPTGFGGLKMVEVLDFSNNRLTGFVPDTICTLPSLKNFTLSENYFKKEGKACYPPPKHMAFYDGGNCLEGRTNQKPEGTCLPVVSKPVDCSKQCRANPENPAPEDHPKPKPPKSHNHVPLTPKPHPPKPTPSPPHNTPSTPKPHPPTPSVPTPNPTPKPHPPTPSVPTPNPTPTPKANPPPKASIPPPKASVPPPNLKPPTPSPPVTTPSTPKPLPPSPPVPEHPTPSSPTPKPFPNPKPDPPPTIKPPTPKPSVEPPRPSVPPPTVKPPTSTPSTPPPKTSSPPQPPNTNYPPHSISKPPPPVQAPTPAPTPVLSSPPPVQTPQPPVLSLPPPVQSPPPVVHALPPPVQSPPPPVHSPPALVQSPPPPVHSPPPPVHSPPPPVQSPPPPVQSPPPPVHSPPPPVQSPPPPVQFPPPPVQSPPPPVHSPPPPVHSPPPPVHSPPPPVHSPPPPVHSPPPPAQSPPPPIFSPPPPVSSPPPPLHSPSPPFPPPVQSPPPPIFSPPPPVHSPPPPLPSPPPPAHSPPPPVFSPPPPVHSPPPPVFSPPPPVHSPPPPPTLSPPPPPTPVLSPPPPSFDDVALPPNLGAEYSSPPPPMFPGY from the exons ATGAAGGCCTTCGGCTGCttccttctcttctctctcctcctatcTTCGTTTTCGTCTCTCTCTTCGACTGCTCAAGAGATTGATGttcaattaaaatttgaaaacttgaggCTCAAGAGGGCCTACAAGGCTCTCCAGGCATGGAAAAACTCTATTTTCTCCGACCCATTCAACATGACTGAAAGTTGGGTTGGACCCGATGTGTGTTCCTATTATGGTGTTTTCTGTTCTCCAGCGCTAGATGACCCCTCGTTGAGCGTTGTTGCCGGGATTGATATTAACCACGGTGACATTGCCGGGCATCTACCTCCTGAACTAGAGCTCTTGACGGACATTGCCTTGTTCCACATTAACTCAAACAGGTTCTGTGGAATCATCCCAGAGGGCTTCAACAAGCTCCACCTCCTAAAAGAATTAGACGTTAGCAACAACCGCTTTGTTGGTCCATTCCCGAAGGTCGTTTTGGCTATTCCAAGCCTAGTGTACCTTGATCTCAGGTATAATGATTTTGAAGGGCCGTTGCCCCCGGAACTATTCGAGCTGGAGTTGGACGCGTTGTTTCTCAACAACAACCGGTTCACCTCCACCATCCCCGAAACTCTCGGCAAGTCGACTGTTTCAGTGGCGGTGTTCGCTAACAACAAGCTCAGCGGTTGCATCCCAAAGAGCATTGGTAACATGGCAAACCTGAACGAGATCATTTTCTCTAACAACAGCCTGGGCGGTTGCGTGCCTAGTGAGATCGGGCTACTAGCAAACGCGTCGGTCATCGATCTCAGCAGCAATAAATTCACGGGGGTGTTGCCAACGGGCTTTGGGGGCCTAAAGATGGTTGAGGTCTTGGACTTCTCAAACAACAGGTTAACGGGATTCGTTCCCGACACCATTTGCACATTGCCAAGCTTGAAGAACTTCACATTGTCCGAAAACTATTTCAAGAAAGAGGGTAAGGCGTGCTATCCACCCCCGAAGCACATGGCGTTTTATGACGGAGGAAACTGTTTGGAGGGAAGGACGAACCAAAAGCCAGAGGGAACTTGCTTGCCTGTGGTTTCTAAGCCTGTTGATTGCAGCAAGCAATGTAGAGCTAATCCTGAAAATCCCGCCCCGGAGGATCACCCCAAACCGAAACCACCAAAAAGTCATAATCACGTCCCACTAACACCGAAACCACATCCACCAAAACCCACTCCATCGCCACCTCATAATACCCCGTCAACACCGAAACCTCACCCTCCCACCCCATCCGTCCCGACGCCTAACCCAACACCCAAAC CTCACCCTCCCACCCCATCCGTCCCAACGCCTAACCCAACACCAACACCAAAAGCAAACCCACCGCCTAAGGCCTCCATTCCACCTCCTAAGGCTTCCGTTCCACCTCCTAATCTTAAGCCACCAACCCCATCCCCACCGGTTACTACCCCATCAACACCAAAACCACTACCACCCTCACCTCCGGTTCCTGAACATCCTACCCCATCAAGCCCTACGCCAAAACCGTTCCCCAACCCCAAACCTGATCCTCCACCTACAATCAAGCCACCTACTCCAAAACCATCCGTTGAACCTCCTAGACCTTCCGTTCCACCTCCTACAGTAAAGCCACCTACTTCAACGCCATCTACCCCTCCACCCAAAACCTCATCCCCTCCCCAACCACCAAATACTAATTACCCTCCACATTCCATTTCTAAGCCACCACCTCCAGTTCAGGCTCCCACTCCAGCTCCAACACCGGTTTTGTCATCGCCTCCACCAGTTCAAACCCCACAACCACCGGTCCTTTCTCTTCCGCCACCAGTTCAATCCCCACCACCAGTGGTCCACGCACTTCCACCACCGGTTCAATCACCACCACCCCCAGTCCACTCTCCACCAGCTCTGGTTCAATCCCCACCGCCCCCAGTCCACTCTCCACCACCTCCGGTCCACTCTCCTCCACCACCAGTTCAATCCCCACCGCCCCCAGTCCAATCCCCACCCCCACCGGTTCACTCTCCTCCACCACCAGTTCAATCCCCACCGCCCCCAGTCCAATTCCCACCGCCACCGGTTCAATCCCCACCACCCCCGGTCCACTCTCCTCCACCGCCCGTTCACTCCCCACCCCCACCGGTCCACTCTCCTCCACCACCCGTTCactccccaccaccaccggtcCACTCTCCTCCACCGCCCGCTCAATCCCCACCACCTCCAATTTTCTCACCTCCACCACCCGTATCCTCACCACCTCCTCCACTTCATTCTCCTTCGCCACCTTTCCCCCCACCAGTTCAGTCCCCACCCCCACCTATCTTCTCCCCACCACCTCCCGTCCACTCCCCACCACCTCCACTTCCCTCACCCCCACCACCAGCAcattctccaccaccacctgtCTTCTCCCCACCACCTCCCGTCCACTCCCCACCACCACCTGTCTTCTCCCCACCACCTCCTGTCCACTccccaccacctccaccaactttatctcctcctcctcctcctaccCCTGTCCTATCCCCACCGCCGCCAAGCTTCGACGACGTCGCCCTCCCGCCAAACTTGGGAGCCGAATACTCATCGCCGCCACCGCCAATGTTTCCAGGCTATTAA